The following are encoded in a window of Citrobacter freundii genomic DNA:
- the pduC gene encoding propanediol dehydratase large subunit PduC encodes MRSKRFEALAKRPVNQDGFVKEWIEEGFIAMESPNDPKPSIKIVNGMVTELDGKAASEFDLIDHFIARYGINLARAEEVMAMDSVKLANMLCDPNVKRKDIVPLTTAMTPAKIVEVVSHMNVVEMMMSMQKMRARRTPSQQAHVTNVKDNPVQIAADAAEGAWRGFDEQETTVAVARYAPFNAIALLVGSQVGRPGVLTQCSLEEATELKLGMLGHTCYAETISVYGTEPVFTDGDDTPWSKGFLASSYASRGLKMRFTSGSGSEVQMGYAEGKSMLYLEARCIYITKAAGVQGLQNGSVSCIGVPSAVPSGIRAVLAENLICSSLDLECASSNDQTFTHSDMRRTARLLMQFLPGTDFISSGYSAVPNYDNMFAGSNEDAEDFDDYNVLQRDLKVDGGLRPVREEDVIAIRNKAARALQAVFAGMGLPPITDEEVEAATYAHGSKDMPERNIVEDIKFAQEIISKNRNGLEVVKALAQGGFTDVAQDMLNIQKAKLTGDYLHTSAIIVGDGQVLSAVNDVNDYAGPATGYRLQGERWEEIKNIPGALDPNELG; translated from the coding sequence ATGAGATCGAAAAGATTTGAAGCACTGGCGAAACGCCCTGTGAATCAGGACGGCTTCGTTAAGGAGTGGATCGAAGAAGGCTTCATTGCGATGGAAAGCCCGAACGACCCAAAACCGTCCATAAAAATCGTTAACGGTATGGTCACCGAACTGGATGGTAAAGCCGCCAGTGAATTTGATTTGATAGACCATTTCATTGCCCGCTACGGTATTAATCTGGCGCGCGCTGAAGAAGTGATGGCGATGGACTCGGTCAAACTCGCCAATATGCTCTGCGATCCTAATGTGAAACGCAAAGACATCGTTCCGCTGACCACCGCGATGACACCGGCAAAAATTGTCGAAGTGGTTTCGCATATGAACGTCGTCGAAATGATGATGTCGATGCAGAAAATGCGCGCCCGCAGAACCCCTTCTCAACAAGCGCACGTCACCAACGTTAAAGACAACCCGGTGCAGATTGCGGCCGATGCAGCAGAAGGCGCATGGCGTGGATTTGACGAGCAGGAAACAACCGTTGCCGTGGCACGCTATGCCCCGTTTAACGCTATTGCTCTGCTGGTCGGTTCACAGGTTGGGCGTCCCGGCGTATTAACCCAGTGCTCACTGGAAGAAGCCACCGAGCTCAAACTCGGCATGTTAGGCCATACCTGCTATGCAGAAACGATTTCCGTGTACGGTACTGAGCCGGTCTTTACCGATGGTGACGACACCCCATGGTCAAAAGGCTTCCTGGCCTCTTCTTATGCCTCACGCGGTCTGAAAATGCGCTTTACCTCAGGCTCAGGCTCAGAAGTGCAGATGGGTTATGCAGAAGGCAAATCCATGTTGTATCTGGAAGCCCGCTGCATTTACATCACCAAAGCCGCTGGCGTGCAGGGTTTACAGAATGGGTCCGTTAGCTGCATCGGCGTCCCTTCCGCCGTACCGTCAGGTATCCGCGCAGTGCTGGCAGAAAACCTGATCTGCTCGTCACTGGATCTCGAATGCGCCTCCAGTAACGACCAAACCTTTACCCACTCGGATATGCGCCGTACCGCGCGTTTGCTGATGCAATTCCTGCCAGGAACTGACTTCATCTCTTCCGGTTATTCCGCCGTGCCGAACTACGACAACATGTTTGCAGGCTCTAACGAAGATGCCGAAGACTTTGACGACTACAACGTTCTCCAGCGTGACCTGAAAGTCGACGGGGGTTTGCGTCCGGTGCGTGAAGAAGACGTCATCGCCATTCGTAACAAAGCGGCCCGCGCACTGCAGGCAGTGTTTGCTGGAATGGGATTGCCCCCCATCACCGATGAAGAAGTTGAAGCCGCGACTTACGCCCACGGCTCGAAAGATATGCCAGAACGTAACATCGTTGAAGACATTAAGTTTGCGCAAGAGATCATCAGCAAAAACCGCAACGGACTGGAAGTGGTGAAAGCCCTGGCCCAGGGCGGATTTACCGATGTTGCTCAGGATATGCTCAACATCCAGAAAGCCAAGTTAACCGGAGACTATCTGCATACCTCCGCCATTATCGTCGGCGACGGACAGGTGCTTTCCGCG
- the pduB gene encoding propanediol utilization microcompartment protein PduB, which translates to MSSNELVEQIMAQVIARVATPEHKAIPENNLPTRETAMAEKSCSLTEFVGTAIGDTVGLVIANVDSALLDAMKLEKRYRSIGILGARTGAGPHIMAADEAVKATNTEVVSIELPRDTKGGAGHGSLIILGGNDVSDVKRGIEVALKELDRTFGDVYANEAGHIEMQYTARASYALEKAFGAPIGRACGVIVGAPASVGVLMADTALKSANVEVVAYSSPAHGTSFSNEAILVISGDSGAVRQAVISAREIGKTVLATLGSEPKNDRPSYI; encoded by the coding sequence ATGAGCAGCAATGAGCTGGTTGAACAGATCATGGCGCAGGTGATTGCTCGAGTGGCAACGCCAGAACACAAGGCTATCCCTGAAAATAATCTTCCAACACGAGAGACGGCTATGGCAGAGAAAAGCTGCAGTTTAACGGAATTTGTCGGCACCGCGATTGGCGACACCGTCGGTCTGGTGATCGCCAACGTCGACAGCGCCTTACTGGACGCGATGAAGCTTGAAAAACGCTATCGCTCCATTGGCATTCTAGGCGCCCGTACCGGCGCAGGCCCCCATATCATGGCCGCGGATGAAGCGGTAAAAGCCACCAATACTGAAGTGGTGAGCATTGAGCTTCCGCGAGATACCAAAGGCGGAGCAGGCCACGGTTCACTGATTATCCTCGGCGGCAACGATGTTTCCGACGTAAAACGCGGAATTGAAGTCGCGCTGAAAGAACTGGATCGCACATTTGGTGATGTCTACGCCAATGAAGCCGGTCACATCGAAATGCAATACACCGCACGTGCCAGCTATGCGCTGGAAAAAGCCTTCGGCGCACCCATTGGTCGTGCCTGTGGTGTGATCGTCGGCGCACCGGCATCGGTTGGTGTACTGATGGCCGATACCGCACTGAAATCGGCCAACGTCGAAGTGGTGGCTTATAGCTCCCCTGCCCATGGTACCAGCTTCAGTAACGAAGCCATTCTGGTTATTTCCGGTGACTCTGGCGCCGTACGTCAGGCCGTCATCTCCGCGCGCGAAATCGGTAAAACCGTGCTTGCGACCCTCGGCTCAGAACCGAAAAACGATCGTCCGTCCTACATCTGA